The Alcaligenes faecalis sequence TGGTGGCTCGGATACGGAAAACGGTCCGGTACAAGGCTATGTGGCAGAAAAATCCCGCATCGGCACCAAGACCAGCACCTCCATTCTGGAAACCCCCCAATCGGTTTCCGTCGTCACTCGCGAACAAATGGATTTGCAGCAAGCCTCCAGCAGCAGTGCCGCCTTGCGTTATGCCGCTGGTGCGACCAGCGAACGCTATGGCGGCTTTGGCAGCTATCTGGACATGACCCGTATTCGCGGCGTAGACGCGGACTACTACCTGGATGGGCTGCGTGTTATTGGCAACCCCGGTAGCTGGCTGCCACAAGTAGATGCCTATTCGCTGGAACGGATTGAAGTGCTGCGCGGGCCAGCCGCCGCCATTTACGGTCAAGGCACAGGCGGCGGCATCGTGAATCAAGTCAGCCGCAAGCCACAGGACGTCGCCGCCCATGAGCTGAATATTCAGTATGGCCGTTTCAACCGCAAACAACTGGGCTTTGACAGCACCGGCCCTATCAATCAGGACGGCACCTTGCTGTACCGAGTTACAGCCAGCGGGCTGGACAGCGAAGGGCAAATTGAAGACACACGCCACAAACGCGTCTACCTCGCCCCTGCCATTACCTGGCGTCCCAACACACAAACGTCATGGACGATTCTGGCAACCCATTCGCGTGAGCCCGAGCTCCCCAACTACAACAGCCTGCCCGCTGCCGTGCTGGGCCTGGAAGGCGGAGCCTATCCCGAAGTGGATCGCCATCGCAATTTCACGGACAGCAACTTCGCCCACTCCTCCCGCAAGCAAAACTCCATCAGCTCCTTGTTCGAGCACGAGTTCGACAACGGCTGGAGCTTTGTCAGCAACGCTCGCTATATGTATGTGCAATCCAATATTCAGCGCGGTGTGGTGTACGGCTATCAGGACGTCAATGGCCTGCCACAACTGAAAGGCTCGTATGAACTGACGCCTGCCAAAGTCAACACTTTCTCGATGGACAACTATCTGCGCGGCGATCTGAAGCTAGGAGCGACGACTCACACAATTCTGGCTGGCGTGGACTATTCCAAGGGCACACTCAGAAACGAGCTGTATAGCGTCGGTCCCATCCTGTTTGACCCGTATGACGACATTCATCATCCAAATATCTACCCGGATTTCACCGCCAGCTACGCTGCGCCCTGGAAAGTCCAGCAAGACTTCACCCGCGTCGGCGTGTATCTGCAAGACCAGATTGCTTACGGGCGCTGGCGTCTAACCTTGAGTGGCCGACACGACTGGTCCAAAACCGACGATCAGACCCATAGCTACGCTTCCACTGCGCGCGACACCCATCAAAACGACAAGAAATGGAGTGGCCGTGCCGGCTTAAGCTACCAGTTCGATATGGGCCTGGCTCCCTACATCAGCTACGCCACTTCCTTCGATCCGATCCTGGGCACCAATTACAAAGGCGAGGCCTTTGTGCCTATCGAGACCAAGCAGACCGAGCTGGGCATCAAGTACCACCCGGCGGGATCGAAAACCCTGCTTAGCGCCGCCATCTTCCAGCTTGAACAAAGCAATGTGAAAACAGCGGATGCGAATCACCTGGGCTTCAATACGCAAGCCGGAAAAGTGCGTAGCCGCGGCCTGGACCTGCAAGCCACCACGGAACTGGCACGAGACCTGAACCTGATTGCCAGCTATACCTATTTGGACAACGAGCTGGTTCAGGACGCCAACTATCAGGGCAAAAGCCTGACGCAAACGCCTAAACACAGCGCCTCACTCTGGATGGACTACGCCTTCAGACAAGGCCCGCTCAATGGCCTGCAAGTGGGGGCCGGTGTGCGCTATCTGGGCAAGACCTATGGTGATCCCACCAACAAGCTGGAAGTCCCCTCGGCCACCCTGGTGGACCTGGGTCTGAACTACAACCTGGGCATGCTTTCCCCGGACCTGAGTGGCGCCACCGTCAGCCTGAATGTGAACAATCTGACAAACAAGCAATACATCGCCAGTTGCACCTCCCGCCTGTATTGCTTCGTTGGCCAGGACCGAACCATTACAGCCAGCCTGAACTACCGCTGGTGATGCCCTTGTCCGTTCAACGCTATACCCGACGCGATGTCCTGACCCGCCTGCTGGCGGGCGGGGCCTTGCTCGCCAGCCCGGCTTTGCGGGCTGGCACTGCCAACGTCATCGAGGATATTGCCGGACGGCGCGTCTCCTTGCGCCAGCCCATCAAACGGCTCCTGCTGGGGGATGGCCCCTTGGCCTATGTGATGGCCCTGCTCAAACCGGAAGATCCCTTTGGGGACATCGTGGGCTGGGGCGACAACTTCCGCGCGGCGGACCTGGATGGTTATCAAGCGTATTTGCACCGCTTTCCGAGCATAGACCATATTCCTACCTTCTCCAGCCGGACCGTGGACTCTATCGGCACTGAACTCGCCATTTCATTGGAGCCCGATGTTCTCATCATGAACCTAAGCTCCAAGCCTGCCGCCGAGTCCTCGGGTTTGATGACGCGTCTGGCGCAGGCGAGGGTGCCCGTAGTATTTGTGGACTTTCGCACACGCATGTTTGGCAATACGGCCCGCAGCATCCAGATTCTGGGGGAACTGCTGGGACGCCAGGCACAGGCGCAGGCTTTTCTGAACTTTCGACAAACGCAGATTGATCGGGTCAGCACAGCCCTGCAGTCCCTTCAGCACCGGCCCACGATCATGATTGAACGCGCCGCCGGGCTGTATGACGACTGCTGCCTGAGCTATGGCGATGGCAACTTTGGCGAGTTGGTTGCCGCAGCCGGGGGCGACAATCTGGGCACCCGCTTTCTGCATGGCACGTTTGGCACTCTCCATCCCGAACAGGTAATTGAATCCGACCCGGATATCGTGCTGGTCACCGGCGCGAACTGGGCCTTGTATTCACCAGCGGGCGATTGGGTCAATCTGGGACCAGGAGCCAATCCCGAACAAGGCCAGGCACGCCTGCGACGCTTGATGAGCCGGCCCGCCTACCGTTCCCTGTCCGCCGTACAGGAAGGTCGGGTTCACGCCATCTGGCACCCCTTCTACGACAACCCCTACTACTTTATTGCGCTACAACGTATCGCCAAGTGGCTGCATCCCGAACGGTTCCGCACCCTGGACCCGGACGCGACGTTTGAAGAGCTGCATCGGCGCTTTCTTCCCGTTTCTTATCAGCCAGGCTATTGGCTTAGCCTGAGCGGAGCTTCCTCATGAGTACCCCCCTTGTATCGGGATCAGCCCCATCAGGCCAGCAGTTTTACACCCGTCTGATTCATCGCAGACGGCTATTGCTGCTGGCGATCAGCATTCTGACCCTGCTCTGTTTTCTGGCCGACCTGTCCTTGGGACAAGCGCATTACCGCCCGACCCAGGTACTGGCCGCCTTATGGGATAGCCAGGCCCCCCTCTCCGTCCAGGTGATTCTGTGGGATATACGCCTGCCAGTGGCGTTAACGGCCTTGGTCGTTGGCGCCAGCCTGTCCGTAGCAGGTGTACAAATGCAAACCGTACTGGGCAATCCCTTGGCCAGTCCCTTCACCCTGGGCCTGTCTGCGGCAGCCAGTTTTGGGGCGGCGCTGGGCTTGATTCTGGGTATCAGTATCTTGCCAGCATCCGCCGTCTCATTTGCCATTCCCGCCAATGCCTTTCTGGTCTCCATGCTGGCGGCCTTGTTCATTTACCGGCTAAGCCAAAAACGGGGTATCACCACCGAGATGATTGTGCTGCTGGGCACCACCCTGGTCTTTACCTTCACCGCCTTGCTGGAAGCCTTGCAATACGTCGCCCCCGATCAGGCCCTGTCTGCCGTGGTGTTCTGGACCATGGGCAGTTTGTCGCGCAGCAACTGGCTCAAACTGGCCATCATGAGCGGCGTCTTGCTGACGGTTTCCCTTATTTTTGCCCGCAACGCCTGGGCCTTGACGGCTCTGCGGCTGGGCGAGGCCCGTGCCAGCAGTCTGGGGATTCCGGTGGCTCACCTGCGCCTGAAAGGTATTTTGCTGGGAAGCCTGCTGGCCTCTGTCTGCGTCTCTTTTGTAGGCACGATCGGTTTTGTGGGGCTGGTCGGCCCCCATATTGCCCGTCTGCTTGTTGGTGAAGATCAACGCTTTCTGCTGCCCGCCTCTGCACTGTGTGGCGCCTGCATGCTGTCGGCCGCCTCAGTATTGAGCAAAACCCTGGTGCAAGGACAAGCCTTGCCCATTGGCATTGTGACTTCATTGGTTGGGGTGCCTTTGTTCTTCATCCTGATTTTGCGCACAAGGAAAGGCTAATGGATTTGCTCAACGTCACCGATCTGTCCGTCTCCTTTGCCTCACGCCAGATTCTGCACAAGCTCAACTTTGGTCCCTTGAAGGCAGGCTCCGTCACCGCCCTGCTGGGCTCCAATGCCGCCGGAAAATCGACACTGCTCAAGCGTCTCGCTGGGGAGCTAGGCGGAACAGGACACGTAGAGGTGCTGGGCCAGCCGCTGGAGTCCTGGCCCCCTTTTCACCCCCATCGCCCGGCCCATGTCCCACAAGATATTTCCATGAGTTCGTCCCTGCGTGTCTTTGAGGCCGTCCTGCTGGCCTGCAAGCAAGGTGGTCGCTGGGGCGTCGAGGATCAAGAGCTGGATAAAGTCAGCCAGATGCTGAAAACCCTGCAAATCGAGGCTTTGGCAGACCGGGAGCTGGCCGCCCTTAGCGGTGGGCAACGACAGTTGGTCTCTATCGCCCAAGCATTGATTCGCCAACCCCGCGTGCTGTTGCTCGATGAGCCGAGCAGCGCACTGGATCTGCAAAACCAGTATGAAGTTTTTGACTTGCTGCGCCGTGTGGCCCAAGAACAAGCCATGTGCATTGTCATGGCCATCCATGACTTGAACCACGCCCTGCACTTTAGCGATTGGGTTGTGGTCCTGCATCAAGGCCAGGTTGAAGCCATGGGATCGCCTTTAGACACGCTGACCCCGGAGCTGCTTGAAAAGGTCTATGGCGTACAAGCCCGCCTGGAGATGTGTTCACAAGGCCGTCCCTTCCTGCTGGTGGATCGCTCCGTACGCAAACAATGGCGCTCTCAAACACAGGTAGCCCCATGAACACGCCCCCCTTGATTCTCTTAGCCATGCCCAGCATTCATTCAGGCGCCTGGCGCTACCCAGGAGCGCATCCGGGTTTCCAGACCGATTTTGAGCAAATGAAATGGTTTGCCCAAACCTTGGAACGCGCCTGCTTTGATGGCCTGTTCCTGCCCGATACGCTAGCCATCCGGGCCGCCCCCATGGAAGCACTGATGCGGGGGCACAGCACGGTGACGCTGGACCCGCTAACCGTGCTGCCAGCCCTGGCTGCCGTCACCGAGCATCTGGGCCTGATCGCCACGGCCAGCACGACCTATAACGAACCCTACATGCTGGCCCGCCGCCTGGCCTCTTTGGAC is a genomic window containing:
- a CDS encoding TonB-dependent siderophore receptor, with protein sequence MNLPLFSRNRPLKTSRSVSPRLRYTTLATALMLIHAPSTQAQDSSDVTILPSVTVTSGGGSDTENGPVQGYVAEKSRIGTKTSTSILETPQSVSVVTREQMDLQQASSSSAALRYAAGATSERYGGFGSYLDMTRIRGVDADYYLDGLRVIGNPGSWLPQVDAYSLERIEVLRGPAAAIYGQGTGGGIVNQVSRKPQDVAAHELNIQYGRFNRKQLGFDSTGPINQDGTLLYRVTASGLDSEGQIEDTRHKRVYLAPAITWRPNTQTSWTILATHSREPELPNYNSLPAAVLGLEGGAYPEVDRHRNFTDSNFAHSSRKQNSISSLFEHEFDNGWSFVSNARYMYVQSNIQRGVVYGYQDVNGLPQLKGSYELTPAKVNTFSMDNYLRGDLKLGATTHTILAGVDYSKGTLRNELYSVGPILFDPYDDIHHPNIYPDFTASYAAPWKVQQDFTRVGVYLQDQIAYGRWRLTLSGRHDWSKTDDQTHSYASTARDTHQNDKKWSGRAGLSYQFDMGLAPYISYATSFDPILGTNYKGEAFVPIETKQTELGIKYHPAGSKTLLSAAIFQLEQSNVKTADANHLGFNTQAGKVRSRGLDLQATTELARDLNLIASYTYLDNELVQDANYQGKSLTQTPKHSASLWMDYAFRQGPLNGLQVGAGVRYLGKTYGDPTNKLEVPSATLVDLGLNYNLGMLSPDLSGATVSLNVNNLTNKQYIASCTSRLYCFVGQDRTITASLNYRW
- a CDS encoding ABC transporter substrate-binding protein; protein product: MPLSVQRYTRRDVLTRLLAGGALLASPALRAGTANVIEDIAGRRVSLRQPIKRLLLGDGPLAYVMALLKPEDPFGDIVGWGDNFRAADLDGYQAYLHRFPSIDHIPTFSSRTVDSIGTELAISLEPDVLIMNLSSKPAAESSGLMTRLAQARVPVVFVDFRTRMFGNTARSIQILGELLGRQAQAQAFLNFRQTQIDRVSTALQSLQHRPTIMIERAAGLYDDCCLSYGDGNFGELVAAAGGDNLGTRFLHGTFGTLHPEQVIESDPDIVLVTGANWALYSPAGDWVNLGPGANPEQGQARLRRLMSRPAYRSLSAVQEGRVHAIWHPFYDNPYYFIALQRIAKWLHPERFRTLDPDATFEELHRRFLPVSYQPGYWLSLSGASS
- a CDS encoding iron ABC transporter permease, with protein sequence MSTPLVSGSAPSGQQFYTRLIHRRRLLLLAISILTLLCFLADLSLGQAHYRPTQVLAALWDSQAPLSVQVILWDIRLPVALTALVVGASLSVAGVQMQTVLGNPLASPFTLGLSAAASFGAALGLILGISILPASAVSFAIPANAFLVSMLAALFIYRLSQKRGITTEMIVLLGTTLVFTFTALLEALQYVAPDQALSAVVFWTMGSLSRSNWLKLAIMSGVLLTVSLIFARNAWALTALRLGEARASSLGIPVAHLRLKGILLGSLLASVCVSFVGTIGFVGLVGPHIARLLVGEDQRFLLPASALCGACMLSAASVLSKTLVQGQALPIGIVTSLVGVPLFFILILRTRKG
- a CDS encoding ABC transporter ATP-binding protein; translated protein: MDLLNVTDLSVSFASRQILHKLNFGPLKAGSVTALLGSNAAGKSTLLKRLAGELGGTGHVEVLGQPLESWPPFHPHRPAHVPQDISMSSSLRVFEAVLLACKQGGRWGVEDQELDKVSQMLKTLQIEALADRELAALSGGQRQLVSIAQALIRQPRVLLLDEPSSALDLQNQYEVFDLLRRVAQEQAMCIVMAIHDLNHALHFSDWVVVLHQGQVEAMGSPLDTLTPELLEKVYGVQARLEMCSQGRPFLLVDRSVRKQWRSQTQVAP